Proteins from a single region of Bdellovibrio svalbardensis:
- a CDS encoding ABC transporter permease: MTTFIARRILQTLAVIVVLSFVVFYLMSLMPGDPVDMMVASNPKITAEDVARLKALYGLDQPIYKRYGSWMGSILTGDLGYSRTYRVPVEELMGPRLWNTFLLSFISLALSILIAVPLGVLSALKPGSRLDTFVSLLSFGGISIPSFWLAIVLIIAFAVKIPLFPAGGTQTIGAGEMGFWADILDRSKYLVLPVLSLSIQQIGRFSRFTRSSMAEAMRNDFIRTARAKGLSNHTVIWQHGFRNALIPLITILAVSISSLFSGALLTETVFAYQGVGKLVYDSIIGNDYNVAMISFVISVAMVLLMNLIADISYGFADPRIAYK; encoded by the coding sequence GTGACTACATTTATTGCTCGTCGTATTTTACAAACCCTCGCTGTGATAGTTGTACTATCCTTCGTGGTCTTCTATTTAATGAGCTTAATGCCGGGTGATCCGGTAGACATGATGGTGGCCTCAAACCCTAAGATCACTGCAGAAGACGTGGCTCGTCTGAAAGCACTATACGGACTAGATCAACCGATCTACAAACGTTATGGCAGCTGGATGGGCTCCATTCTGACTGGTGACCTTGGTTACAGCAGAACTTACCGTGTGCCCGTGGAAGAACTCATGGGCCCACGTCTATGGAATACGTTCCTGCTCTCATTTATCTCTTTGGCTCTTTCTATTCTTATCGCCGTTCCTTTGGGCGTTCTTTCTGCACTCAAACCAGGAAGTCGACTCGATACCTTTGTCAGCCTTCTCTCCTTTGGTGGGATTTCTATTCCCTCCTTCTGGCTCGCTATCGTTTTGATTATCGCTTTTGCAGTTAAGATTCCTCTTTTCCCTGCAGGTGGAACACAAACTATAGGCGCAGGCGAAATGGGCTTCTGGGCTGATATTCTGGATCGTTCGAAATATCTGGTTTTGCCAGTTCTTTCTTTGTCGATCCAACAGATCGGTCGATTCTCTCGTTTTACTCGTTCTTCCATGGCCGAAGCTATGCGCAATGATTTCATTCGTACTGCTCGCGCCAAAGGACTCTCAAACCACACTGTGATCTGGCAGCATGGCTTTAGAAATGCTTTGATACCATTGATCACCATTCTTGCTGTGAGCATTTCAAGCTTGTTCTCTGGTGCTTTATTGACCGAGACGGTTTTTGCTTATCAAGGTGTGGGCAAACTTGTTTACGACTCTATTATTGGTAATGACTATAACGTAGCGATGATTTCATTTGTGATCTCTGTGGCGATGGTTCTTCTTATGAACTTGATCGCAGATATTTCATATGGCTTCGCCGACCCTCGAATCGCTTACAAATAG